In the genome of Abyssalbus ytuae, the window GAAAATGTAGAATTCACTTTAATTCTGATATACCTGACAGGAGGGGTATCAAACGGAAAATCAAAATCATGCCCTTTTAATGCTGCTTCTACATCTTCATCATTATAATTCTTTTTCCCCAGGGGCAATCCTGACGGTTTTATTATTTCACAGTCCCTGAGTTTATACCATTTATCCCAGCTACCAGTCAAATCCAATTCGGTAGTACCCCATATTTCAAATTTTTTATATTGTGCATCATAATATAAAAAATCTAAAGCGTTAATGGTAAACTGCCAGAATTTCATTCGGCTCAATTTTACTTCAACCCCCAAATCAAAAGTGTAATAATAATTATCGGGCATATCCCCTGTAAGACCGGCTATTCTGTCCTCATCATTGTCATGTTCTTCATCCCATAAATTTGGTATTGTGGAATCTACGTCAGGGTTCCAAAAATATACCTGTTTAGTATCACCGGGAAGTATTATTTCTTTAAATAAACCCTTATCGAGTTCTCTTTCGTGTAAGGGAATAATTGTAACTTGTTTTGTGCCGGAGACATTATCCCATCTGTCCCGTATGCTTATGGCAAAACGATATTCCTGCGGGTCATATCCCCTGATGGATTCGTCTCCTATTGATGTTGAAGTATAAAGTGTTTCAACAATTTCTAAAGGTCCGTCTACTCCATCTTCACTATTCGTGGATTGTACTGTAATAATAAATTGTTCTTTTGTTTCATTTTCCCATTGAAGCTTGGCTCCCCCAAAAGTTTCGGTGATGGTAAAACTATCAAAAACTTTAGCAATAGGTGATTTTAAGGGGGTTACTTGTACAGTGACAGGTTCTGACCGGTTTTCACTACGGTCTACACTAAAAATATCCACATTATAATTATCTGTATCTCCAAAACCCTCGAGTTTAAGGGAATCAGTATATATTGATGATCTTACCTTAAAATCTCTATTCTTGGTATTGTAGACAGCTTCAATATACAATAGATCGTTATCATCCGGCAAATCATATTTTATAATTGCACCTCCGGACACACTTGTAACTTCAATATTTTTTACCGGTTTAGGTACAATTGAATCATTCTCTACAGGTTCATGTTTTTCATCTTCTGAACACCCAGCTAAGAAAATAGCTGCTAAAAAATATATATATTTGATTTTTAGTTTCATAATCATTAATATTAAATTGTTTATACAATTCTACCATCCCGGATTTTGCACCAGGTTTGTATTGACTGAAAGCGTTTCTGCTCTTATGGGCCACAAATAATCTCTAAATGAAAATTTTTGGTCATAAATAGTGATCAACGTATAAAAATCATTTTCTGTTTCTGCTGTTGCATTCCATCCTTCAATGGGCCCGTTCATATAATTACTTAGTAATTTCCATCTCCTCAGGTCCCAATATCTGTGGTTCTCAAAAGAAAACTCAATTAGCCTTTCTTTTTGAATTATATCTCTTAAACCATCTTGAGTAGTAGGTTTACCTGCATCAATAGCATAGTCGTTCCAGCTTTCAACCACACCTTGTAAACCAGCCCGATTTCTTACCTTGTCTATATAATTATAAACTTCGGAAGATGGCCCCTGATATTCATTTAAAGCCTCTGCATAATTTAAATACAACCCGGCTAACCGTATGAAAGGAAAAGTATATCTTACCGCAGTATATGAGCCATTTTCGGAAAAGGTATTTTTATAATTAATAACTTTTTTCGCAAAATAACCGGTAATAGAAAAATTATTAATACTCCCTTTTGCAGATGCCGCCCCATTAAAAGAATTGACAATATGCATATCACTTTCATTAAGCTTTCCTTGCCCGAACCATGTACCGTTATTAAAACCTAAATCAGCATAAAACCGGGGTTCCCTTTCAAAATGTATTAATGGTACGTTTGCTCCTTCTTTGATGTCAAGAGATTCTGAAGCTGTTGCCGTTTTTAGTGACAAAATATCCCGGTTAACCCACTCCTTATCTTCGTTAATGGGAACACCGTGATTTGTATAATATTGCTTCACTATTTTAAATGTAGGTGCCAGCCACTGCCCCACTTTGGTTTGCCCCTCGGTAAAAAAATTGGGTTGAGCCTGACTTTGCAAATCAGAACTTGCTGTATTACCCCATATAATTTCACTGTTCCAACGATCTGTGGCACGTCCTCTCAGCGTTAACTTTAAAATCGTTCTGTCTGATGGCACAGGAGTGATGAGATCAGAAAACTGATATAGCATATGGCCTGCACTTTCTGCCTCCTGAATAGCTTCTAAGCTGGCATCGGCTGCCCTCTTCCATTTCTCATTGTCGTATGGGCTGAAAAAAGCCGAACCATCACTATTTATAAAACTTACATAATCCGGATTACCGTTAAACAAAGGGCTTGCAGCTGTTAGCAATACTTCCGATTTTAACGCAAGGGCAATTGGTTTAGTAATTCTTCCCAACTCTTCTGTTGTATTAAGAATACTTGAAGGTAAATCTTCAGCGGCTTCATCTAAAAGGGTTACAATAAAATCGACACAATCATCAAACGGCCGTCTTAAAGTTCTTACTTCTTCTGGCTCTGCATTTACAGGCAAATTATCATCTACTAATGGAATAGGCCCATACATTCTCATTAAAAAATAATGATAATAAGCCTTCAGAAATTTCACTTCTGCTTTCCATCTCCTTTTATCAACATCATCCATATTTCTAACATCATCTATGTTATCTATAAAAGTATTACAGGTGCGAATACCGCGAAACAATGACCAGCCACCTTCCCTTCCTTCATAATAATTTAAAAGAGGTTCATTAGTATTTTGGCCATTTCTTGCTATTGTAATAGGTTTTTCTACGTTTTCAATACGAAGTCCATTTACCCAAAACTCGTCTCCTGTTAACCAACCCGGCATTTCATGAAGCCTGGTGGCATTGGGGATATAAGAATAACAGGTGAATAAATATTTTTTTGCCTGAACTTCATCACTAAAAGCATGGTCTAAAGTTGCCACATCATCCGGAACCACATCTAAATAATCTTCGCAGGACATAAAGATGACAGTTAAAACAATAAGCGGCAGATATATTATATTTCTCATTTTTTGAATATTTTATAGGATAATTTGTAAACCAAAATTAAAAACCTTCTGGGTGGGATATCCCAATCCATTTCCTCCCATCTCTACATCCCACATCTTAAACTTACTGAATGACAATAAGTTGGTTCCTGAAAAATAGAGCCTGAATGTTTGTATACCCCATTTATCGTAAACTAATGCTCTTGGCAAAGAATAACCGAATTCTACCTGTTTTAACCTTAGAAAAGCACCATTTCTCATAAACCAGGTATTTCTTACCTTATTGTTATCAACAACGGTAGGTGATAACCTGGGCCATAAGGCATAAATATCCTGATTGTCTTCAGACCAATGACTATCTGCATAAGCTTTTAATAAGGCATTATTTCTAACATTCAGCTCACCTGCAAAAGGAGATGTTGCTTCGGGATCAATCCAAAAGGACACCCTGGCTGCCCCCTGAAAAAAGGCCGATACATCAAAATCTTTATACCCCATGGAAAATCCGGCTCCATATACAATTTCAGGTACTGTTGGGTATCCTATTGGCACCTCATCTCTAAAGTCTATGACACCATCTTTATTTACATCCCTGTATTTAATATCTCCTGCACCGTAAATTCCAAACTGTTGGGGAGAGTTAAGAACTTCAGCCTCATCAACAAATAGCCTTTCTGCAATATATCCCCATTGCTGGTTTATAGATTGACCTACCCGCGATAACCATTGTGAATCAGGATTTTCGGCTTCTTCATATACTTTAAATTTGCCTGTTGCATAAGTAAAATTTGCTCTTCCGGCAAACCACCATGAATTACCAAAATCCTGGTTATAATCTATAGAAAAATCAAACCCTTCACTTTCTGCTTCCCCAACATTTGCCCGTACTGAGGCTTCCAGACCCATGCTGGCTGGTATATACGCCCTATTCATTAAAATATTTTCTCTCCGTTCAGAAAAAACATCAGCTATGATTTTTACCTTGTCATTAAAAAGGTTCATTTCTATACCTATATCTGTTTTCTTGGCCAGTTCCCAGGTAATCTCCCTGTTTTCATACCGGTCAATGCTTACGCCTGGCCTGAAATAATCCAGGTCACTACCAAACGTATATCCTCGGTCTCCGTTATCCAGATTTACCTGGGATAAATAAAAGAACCTGTCATCCCGGTCCCCAATAGCATCATTCCCTACCAAACCATAACTCGCCCTGATTTTGAACAGACTAATTATCGGTTTCAATACTTCAAAGAATGGCTCTTCGGAAACTGTCCATCCTATACCGGCAGAGGGGAAAAACCCAAATCTGTTATTTTTTGAAAATCTTTCTGAACCATTGTATCCAAAATTAAATTCGGCAAAATACTTACGTTTAAAAGCGTAGGAAAATCTTCCGGAGACCCCCATATTTCTATACGGTAATGATTTTTGAAGACTCTCAGTGTTATTTCGCAAAGAGGATCTCATATTATATACTAATAAACCGGCAATATCGTGGATTTCATTAAATGTCCGGGTATAGTCAACAGCCCCTTCCAGATAAAAGCTTGTATATACATTGGGGGTTTCTTCAGAAAAGTTTAAATATTCCCTCCCTGATTCTTCATTTAAAGGAGTAAGGGTGTATGTATCGGTATCTTCATCATAAAAATAGATCTTATAAAAATAAGGCTGATATTCCCTTACTATACTAAAATCGGAATTACGGGTAGTATTTAAAAGTAATCTTGCTTTAAGCCCCCCGGTTATTACAGATAAATCTTGCTTTACTTCCAACTGAGATAACAGTAATGTTTTACTGTATTGTTTATACCCCCTTACCAAATCGGAATAAGGATTTAAATAAGTCCCTTCGCCTGCGTTACCAAATAAAATATGGTTGGTCTCTAAATTAGCTTCATCCGGTTGGTAGTATTTGGGAAATAAAACAGGATTGGTTTCCCTTATTCTTGTATAAATATCAGCACCACCGTATTTAGGCCCTGTATAATCTTCATAGGCTCCGTTATTTCTAAGTATTATCTCAGTGGTTTTGGTCAAATCAATATTAATATTTGACCTGACAGATAGTTTATTAAGACTGATATTATTATTAAAATTGTTTCTTTTATCTACTTTCAGCAAACCCTGATCATTAGTATAGGAGGTAGCCAGATAATAGCGTACTGTATTACCTCCTCCACTAATATTGAAATTAACTCTTTGATTATTAGTATAATCCTTCAACAGTTCCTTTTGCCAGTCTACAGCAGGGTAAACCATGGGGTTTTTACCTGCTATGGTATTTTGAATTTTCTTCTCCGTGTAGGGTTCCCCCCCAATTAACCCGAACATAACTCTTCTGGTTCTGAAGGCCTCATTGTGTAGTCTCATGTAAGTAATCGGATCTGCAAACTCTACATTCTTCGTAGCGGTAGAAATAGAATTTTCATAACGAACCGAGACTTTCATTTTTCCGGCTACTCCGGATTTTGTGGTAACCAGTATAATTCCATTGGCTCCCCTGGCTCCATATATTGCTGTGGCTGTAGCATCTTTAAGAATTGAAAAGCTGGCTATGTCATCAGGTTGCAACCTGGAAAGGTCATCTATTGTTAGTTCAACCCCATCAATTAAAATTAACGGATCCTTTTTATATCCAAAGGTTGTAACACCCCTTATAAAAAATTCAGCATTGTCTGCTCCTGGTTCACCGCTTCTTTGATATGATATCAAACCAGAAAGGCGTCCGGCCAAAGCGGTGGTTAAATTACTTGAAGGTATTCTTATTTCTGCCGGAGTTATGGATTCAACCGAACTTACAAGAGTACTTTTTTTCTGTGTACCAAATCCCATGATTACCACTTCATCCAGAATTGCCGTATCCTCCTCTAAAGTTATATTTAAATAGGTATTTCCGTTTATAGGCACTTCTTTTGTTTTATAACCTATGTATGAAACTACCAGTATGGCATTTTGATTAGAAATTTTTAATGAAAATTTTCCATCAAAATCAGTTTGAATACCATTATCGGTCCCTTTTTCAATTAAACTGGCACCGGGTAATACCTGCCTGTTAGTATCATTAACAATCCCCTCTACCAAAAACTGCTGCTGAAAAAAATTGTTAGTTTGCTTTGAAGAATCCTTGCCTTGTTTAAGTACAATTTGTTTTTTAATTATTTTAAACGTAATTTTTGTATCCTTAAATAATTTGCTTAAAATGGAAGATATATCTTCATTATGAGCATTCACAGATACTCTTCTTTTATAATTTATATGTTCATAATCGTATATGAATTTAAAATCTGTTAAAGACTCTATTTTGTCTAAAACTTTTTCTACACTAACCTGTTCAAGATTTATTGAAATTTTTGTTTTTTGTGCGTAAGTATCGTTTGCCTGAAGCTGAAATAACGAAACTATTAAAAATAAGGTGGTTAATTTCATTCTTAATGTCACATTTAAAGGAAAAGAATCCCTCTCCTTTAACCCACGTATTTTTTTCATATTTTTGTTATGTATTTTTGGTGGTTAATAAATTTAATCACTCTTACAATCGGAAGATGTTCGCAGCATCTTTCGATTTTTTTATATATTAATTTTGTGTGTATAGTTTACTTATTTCATAGGCATTAATAAATATTAGTTAATTATTATTTGGTTATTTATTATTGTATAGCTAATTCCGTAATACTCTTTAAAAACTTCAAATACTTCTTCAATAGTTTCTATATCAAAACTTGCTGCTATATATTTCTTACCTAATTCACTATTATTATTAGTAATTTCAACATTGTAATGTCTCTCTAACTTTTTTATAATATTATTAAATGTTGTGTGTCTAAAAATAATCTTGCCATCTAACCATGCCGTGTGCATTTCTATATCAGCTTTTTCAATATTTATTTTGTGTTGATTTTTGTTCCAAGATGCTTTTAATCCCGGGGTTAATATAACAGAAGATTCAAGAGTATAAGGAACTTCTTTTTCATAAATACTTACTGATCCTTCAACTAATACGGTATTTATATTATTATCTTCAGGATATGATGATACATTAAATTGTGTTCCCAAAACCCTTATATTAATTTCATTAGAGTTTACAATAAACGGGGAACTATAATTCTTTTTTACGTTAAAATAGGCTTCTCCCTTTAAAAACACCTGACGATGCTGACCTTTAACGAACTCAACAGGATATTTCAATGAAGAGCCTGCATTTAAATTTACTATAGTACTATCTGACAGCACGATCTCAAAATGTTTTCCGTAAGGTACCCTCAAAGTGTTATAAACCAATTCTTCGGTTTTGGTATTAATAGCTGCTTCTTTTCTATAAATTAATTGACTGCCTTTTTGAGTACCAACTAAGTTTCCATTTTTATCAACTACATTTAATGAACCTTCCTCTTTTATTATCTCTATATTACCGTTATCTAATTGAATTGTTATATTTTCATCAGGAATTACAAGCTGGGGATGCATGGGAAAAAAAATCTTTTGGCATACAAAACCCAACCCTATAAAAATTACAGCAACTGCAGCATATTTGAGATAAGATTTTAAAAAGTGACTTTTCTTTTTTCTTTTATAAATCTTAGATTCAATACTCAACCACGAGTTTTTCTTAAATACTTCCTCATCTCCTAATAATGATTCAACCCAATTGTTATTTTTGCCCTGATAAGAATTAAAAAAGATATCTAATAACTCTTGCTCCTCTGCAGAGCACTCATTATTAACGTATTTTTTAAAGAGTTTTTTTGCTTCTTTTTTATTCATCTCTTTTGAATAATATGCATGGAAAAAATGTTGTTGTTAATAGTAAGTAACAAAAAACGATAGGGAGTACACTTTAAATATTGACTTTTTTTATCATTTATTTAAAAAAGAGTATGGAAAAATATCAAAAACTAAATTAAATTGCCTAAAATTGATGATAAGGAAATAAAGCTAATGACATATCCCTGTTCATGAAGATCTTTTTTAATACTGGAAAGAGCTTTGGAAATTTGATTTTTTACTGCCTGAATTGAAATTTTTAATTCTTCTGAAATTTCTTTATGAGATTTATTCTGGTATCTACTCAATTCAAAAATTTCCTTACATCGCTTAGGCAATTTAAGATATGAAATGTAAACAGCTTCTTCAAGCTCATCATATTCCATTTTTTTTGAGGCATTTAAAGATACATCTATGATATTTAACCTGGTAATATCTTCATTAGAAATTTTCTGATCTCTAAAATAATTACACAATTGGTATTTAACCGCTCTAAATAAATAAGATTTAATATTGGTTATTTTAGCCTCTTTTCGTTTGGACCAAAGGTCAATAAAAATATTTTGAATAATATCTTCACATACTTGT includes:
- a CDS encoding DUF5000 domain-containing lipoprotein, producing MKLKIKYIYFLAAIFLAGCSEDEKHEPVENDSIVPKPVKNIEVTSVSGGAIIKYDLPDDNDLLYIEAVYNTKNRDFKVRSSIYTDSLKLEGFGDTDNYNVDIFSVDRSENRSEPVTVQVTPLKSPIAKVFDSFTITETFGGAKLQWENETKEQFIITVQSTNSEDGVDGPLEIVETLYTSTSIGDESIRGYDPQEYRFAISIRDRWDNVSGTKQVTIIPLHERELDKGLFKEIILPGDTKQVYFWNPDVDSTIPNLWDEEHDNDEDRIAGLTGDMPDNYYYTFDLGVEVKLSRMKFWQFTINALDFLYYDAQYKKFEIWGTTELDLTGSWDKWYKLRDCEIIKPSGLPLGKKNYNDEDVEAALKGHDFDFPFDTPPVRYIRIKVNSTFSGLNWASAGEMSFWGDY
- a CDS encoding RagB/SusD family nutrient uptake outer membrane protein translates to MRNIIYLPLIVLTVIFMSCEDYLDVVPDDVATLDHAFSDEVQAKKYLFTCYSYIPNATRLHEMPGWLTGDEFWVNGLRIENVEKPITIARNGQNTNEPLLNYYEGREGGWSLFRGIRTCNTFIDNIDDVRNMDDVDKRRWKAEVKFLKAYYHYFLMRMYGPIPLVDDNLPVNAEPEEVRTLRRPFDDCVDFIVTLLDEAAEDLPSSILNTTEELGRITKPIALALKSEVLLTAASPLFNGNPDYVSFINSDGSAFFSPYDNEKWKRAADASLEAIQEAESAGHMLYQFSDLITPVPSDRTILKLTLRGRATDRWNSEIIWGNTASSDLQSQAQPNFFTEGQTKVGQWLAPTFKIVKQYYTNHGVPINEDKEWVNRDILSLKTATASESLDIKEGANVPLIHFEREPRFYADLGFNNGTWFGQGKLNESDMHIVNSFNGAASAKGSINNFSITGYFAKKVINYKNTFSENGSYTAVRYTFPFIRLAGLYLNYAEALNEYQGPSSEVYNYIDKVRNRAGLQGVVESWNDYAIDAGKPTTQDGLRDIIQKERLIEFSFENHRYWDLRRWKLLSNYMNGPIEGWNATAETENDFYTLITIYDQKFSFRDYLWPIRAETLSVNTNLVQNPGW
- a CDS encoding TonB-dependent receptor encodes the protein MKKIRGLKERDSFPLNVTLRMKLTTLFLIVSLFQLQANDTYAQKTKISINLEQVSVEKVLDKIESLTDFKFIYDYEHINYKRRVSVNAHNEDISSILSKLFKDTKITFKIIKKQIVLKQGKDSSKQTNNFFQQQFLVEGIVNDTNRQVLPGASLIEKGTDNGIQTDFDGKFSLKISNQNAILVVSYIGYKTKEVPINGNTYLNITLEEDTAILDEVVIMGFGTQKKSTLVSSVESITPAEIRIPSSNLTTALAGRLSGLISYQRSGEPGADNAEFFIRGVTTFGYKKDPLILIDGVELTIDDLSRLQPDDIASFSILKDATATAIYGARGANGIILVTTKSGVAGKMKVSVRYENSISTATKNVEFADPITYMRLHNEAFRTRRVMFGLIGGEPYTEKKIQNTIAGKNPMVYPAVDWQKELLKDYTNNQRVNFNISGGGNTVRYYLATSYTNDQGLLKVDKRNNFNNNISLNKLSVRSNINIDLTKTTEIILRNNGAYEDYTGPKYGGADIYTRIRETNPVLFPKYYQPDEANLETNHILFGNAGEGTYLNPYSDLVRGYKQYSKTLLLSQLEVKQDLSVITGGLKARLLLNTTRNSDFSIVREYQPYFYKIYFYDEDTDTYTLTPLNEESGREYLNFSEETPNVYTSFYLEGAVDYTRTFNEIHDIAGLLVYNMRSSLRNNTESLQKSLPYRNMGVSGRFSYAFKRKYFAEFNFGYNGSERFSKNNRFGFFPSAGIGWTVSEEPFFEVLKPIISLFKIRASYGLVGNDAIGDRDDRFFYLSQVNLDNGDRGYTFGSDLDYFRPGVSIDRYENREITWELAKKTDIGIEMNLFNDKVKIIADVFSERRENILMNRAYIPASMGLEASVRANVGEAESEGFDFSIDYNQDFGNSWWFAGRANFTYATGKFKVYEEAENPDSQWLSRVGQSINQQWGYIAERLFVDEAEVLNSPQQFGIYGAGDIKYRDVNKDGVIDFRDEVPIGYPTVPEIVYGAGFSMGYKDFDVSAFFQGAARVSFWIDPEATSPFAGELNVRNNALLKAYADSHWSEDNQDIYALWPRLSPTVVDNNKVRNTWFMRNGAFLRLKQVEFGYSLPRALVYDKWGIQTFRLYFSGTNLLSFSKFKMWDVEMGGNGLGYPTQKVFNFGLQIIL
- a CDS encoding FecR family protein — translated: MNKKEAKKLFKKYVNNECSAEEQELLDIFFNSYQGKNNNWVESLLGDEEVFKKNSWLSIESKIYKRKKKSHFLKSYLKYAAVAVIFIGLGFVCQKIFFPMHPQLVIPDENITIQLDNGNIEIIKEEGSLNVVDKNGNLVGTQKGSQLIYRKEAAINTKTEELVYNTLRVPYGKHFEIVLSDSTIVNLNAGSSLKYPVEFVKGQHRQVFLKGEAYFNVKKNYSSPFIVNSNEINIRVLGTQFNVSSYPEDNNINTVLVEGSVSIYEKEVPYTLESSVILTPGLKASWNKNQHKINIEKADIEMHTAWLDGKIIFRHTTFNNIIKKLERHYNVEITNNNSELGKKYIAASFDIETIEEVFEVFKEYYGISYTIINNQIIIN
- a CDS encoding RNA polymerase sigma factor, which translates into the protein MLKSYSDKELFEQIALDNSHAFKVLHDMYSSKMFVYAFNVLKNKQVCEDIIQNIFIDLWSKRKEAKITNIKSYLFRAVKYQLCNYFRDQKISNEDITRLNIIDVSLNASKKMEYDELEEAVYISYLKLPKRCKEIFELSRYQNKSHKEISEELKISIQAVKNQISKALSSIKKDLHEQGYVISFISLSSILGNLI